In the genome of Balnearium lithotrophicum, the window TAAAACTCTGTCCTCTTAAGAGATTTCCTGAATTTGAAAAAGAAATCCTTGAAAATCTAAAGAAAACTTTAAAACCACAGGATACACTCTACCATTTGGGAGATTTCTCATGGGTAGATTCTGAGGAACTCCTTAGAGATTGGACAGAGATTCCAGGAAGGAAGGTTCTAATAAAGGGAAACCACGACTGGAAGTTTAAAAACTTACCTCTTTACTTTGATGAGATTGTTGAATTTTCAGAAATAATTGAAATTAGGGGAAAGAAAGTCCTCCTATGCCACTTTCCTTCTAAGGATTTGAGAACCTACAGATTTTTAGAGCTCCAGAAGAAAGTTACAGAGATTTACCACTCCAAAAACTGTTCCTTACTAATCCACGGGCATGTCCACTGGAATCCATTCTGCGTTTTCTGCGGCTGCCACTTAAATCGTGTAAAATGCATCAACGTAAATGTTGAGTTTACAGGCTTCAGAGCTCTGTCTGAGGAGGAAATGCCGCTGTGATTAAGGTCATCTTTTTAGACGTTGATGGAGTTTTGACTGACGGTAGTATAACTTACGATAGTTTCGGAAGGGAAGTTAAATCGTTTAACGTAAAGGACGGCTACGGCATTGTTAGAGCTCTAAACTCAGGAATTGACGTTGTAGTTATTTCAGGTAGGTTCTCAAGCCAAGTGGAGAAAAGATGTAGGGAGTTAGGGATAGAAAAACTC includes:
- a CDS encoding metallophosphoesterase family protein; translated protein: MKYFISDTHFFHKNILKLCPLKRFPEFEKEILENLKKTLKPQDTLYHLGDFSWVDSEELLRDWTEIPGRKVLIKGNHDWKFKNLPLYFDEIVEFSEIIEIRGKKVLLCHFPSKDLRTYRFLELQKKVTEIYHSKNCSLLIHGHVHWNPFCVFCGCHLNRVKCINVNVEFTGFRALSEEEMPL